The proteins below come from a single bacterium genomic window:
- a CDS encoding type II toxin-antitoxin system RelE/ParE family toxin, with protein sequence MIKSFKQSWLEDFWNTGKHKRVPEQLKSRLLRKLDMLNVARDLHDLSSPPSNNLHQLHGDRKGEWAISVNGPWRLCFKFDQGDILDLELVQYH encoded by the coding sequence ATGATCAAAAGTTTCAAGCAGTCCTGGCTGGAGGATTTTTGGAATACCGGAAAGCACAAACGTGTTCCCGAACAGTTGAAAAGCAGATTGCTTCGAAAGCTGGATATGCTCAATGTCGCACGGGACCTCCACGATTTGAGCTCTCCTCCTTCCAACAATCTTCACCAACTGCATGGCGATCGCAAGGGAGAATGGGCGATTTCAGTCAATGGCCCTTGGCGCTTATGTTTCAAGTTCGACCAGGGGGATATTCTTGATCTCGAGTTGGTGCAATATCATTAA
- a CDS encoding HigA family addiction module antitoxin encodes MLPQYRQPTHPGEIIRYEFLEPLQLTQQELAEAIGVTRVRINEIILGKRSVTPDTAFRLAKFFDTTPDFWIGLQTNYDMWETLQSNKSAYAQINPLKKKVA; translated from the coding sequence ATGCTTCCCCAATACCGGCAACCGACGCATCCTGGAGAGATAATCCGCTACGAGTTTCTTGAACCATTGCAGCTTACACAGCAAGAACTTGCAGAGGCAATTGGTGTCACGCGTGTGCGCATCAATGAAATTATTCTTGGCAAGCGCTCTGTCACCCCAGATACTGCGTTTCGTTTGGCGAAGTTTTTCGATACGACACCGGATTTTTGGATAGGGCTTCAGACCAATTATGATATGTGGGAAACTCTGCAATCGAATAAATCCGCGTATGCACAGATCAACCCGCTGAAGAAGAAGGTCGCTTGA